The following proteins come from a genomic window of Sphaerisporangium rubeum:
- a CDS encoding alpha/beta hydrolase: protein MSTPDESAARIEGPWRHRSIHAGNGMFHVVEAGEGPLVLLLHGFPQFWWTWRRQLVTLPAAGYRVVAVDLRGYGASDKPPRGYDLPTVAGNVAGLIRALGETCAIVVGHDWGGLVAWTMGVMDPKVVRRLVTVSAPHPLRLRQAMLAEPLGQLKASGHFLGFQLPLLPERRLTADGAARVGRLLEEWSGPGWPDEETSRTYREVFRIPTVAHCALEYHRWFVRSQPRPDGIRYRRLMRSEIEMPTLQLHGALDTCTLPRTAQGSSRYVAAPYRWRLIEGVGHFPHEERPELFDAELLGWLDDPEPDR, encoded by the coding sequence GTGAGCACGCCGGACGAGTCGGCGGCCCGGATCGAAGGGCCGTGGCGGCACCGGTCGATCCACGCGGGGAACGGCATGTTCCACGTGGTGGAGGCAGGTGAGGGGCCGCTGGTGCTGCTGCTGCACGGGTTCCCGCAGTTCTGGTGGACGTGGCGGCGCCAGCTCGTCACGCTGCCGGCGGCGGGGTACCGCGTCGTGGCGGTCGATCTGCGGGGGTACGGTGCCAGTGACAAGCCGCCGCGGGGGTACGACCTGCCGACGGTCGCGGGGAACGTCGCCGGGCTGATCAGAGCGCTCGGTGAGACGTGCGCGATCGTGGTGGGGCACGACTGGGGTGGCCTGGTCGCCTGGACCATGGGGGTGATGGACCCCAAGGTGGTGCGGCGGCTGGTCACGGTGTCGGCGCCGCATCCGCTGCGGCTGCGGCAGGCGATGCTGGCCGAGCCGCTCGGCCAGCTCAAGGCCAGCGGACACTTCCTGGGGTTCCAGCTTCCACTGCTGCCTGAGCGGCGGCTGACCGCGGACGGCGCCGCTCGAGTGGGACGGCTGCTTGAGGAATGGTCCGGCCCCGGGTGGCCCGACGAGGAGACGTCCCGGACGTACCGGGAGGTCTTCCGGATCCCCACGGTGGCGCACTGCGCGCTGGAGTACCACCGGTGGTTCGTGCGCTCACAGCCGCGGCCCGACGGGATCCGGTACCGGCGGCTGATGCGGTCGGAGATCGAGATGCCGACCTTGCAGCTGCATGGCGCTCTGGACACGTGCACGCTGCCGCGTACCGCACAGGGCTCCAGCCGGTACGTCGCCGCGCCTTACCGCTGGCGGCTGATCGAAGGGGTGGGCCACTTCCCCCATGAGGAACGGCCCGAGCTGTTCGACGCCGAACTGCTCGGCTGGCTGGACGACCCGGAGCCGGACCGCTGA
- a CDS encoding NUDIX hydrolase, which translates to MTAPVPGWLTDLATDPHRHPLPPWMRPPDGRGRAAAVLLLFGESALGPDILLIQRSANGRNHAGQPAFPGGGIDPGDGGPVGAALREAEEETGLDRHGVRVVGTLPELYLGRSDNRVTPVLGWWHTPCAVHAASPDEVESVARVPVAELVDPANRLRLRFPGGSAGPAFRVRGMLVWGFTAGILDAVLTATGFALPWDASQVQDLPPEVIRLARR; encoded by the coding sequence ATGACTGCTCCCGTGCCCGGCTGGCTCACCGACCTGGCGACGGACCCCCACCGGCATCCGCTCCCCCCGTGGATGCGGCCACCGGACGGCAGGGGCCGCGCGGCGGCGGTGCTGCTGCTGTTCGGGGAGTCGGCACTCGGGCCGGACATCCTGCTGATCCAGCGCAGCGCCAACGGCCGCAACCACGCGGGACAGCCCGCGTTCCCCGGCGGCGGCATCGACCCCGGCGACGGCGGGCCGGTCGGCGCGGCGCTGCGGGAGGCCGAGGAGGAGACGGGGCTCGACCGGCACGGGGTGCGGGTCGTCGGCACGCTCCCCGAGCTGTACCTCGGCCGCAGCGACAACCGGGTGACGCCGGTGCTCGGCTGGTGGCACACCCCCTGTGCCGTGCACGCCGCCTCCCCCGACGAGGTCGAGTCGGTGGCCAGAGTGCCGGTCGCCGAGCTCGTCGACCCCGCCAACCGCCTGCGGCTGCGTTTCCCCGGCGGCAGCGCGGGGCCCGCCTTCCGGGTGCGCGGCATGCTCGTGTGGGGGTTCACCGCCGGCATCCTGGACGCGGTGCTCACCGCCACCGGGTTCGCGCTCCCCTGGGACGCCTCACAGGTGCAGGACCTGCCACCTGAAGTGATCCGCCTGGCGCGGCGCTAG
- the nth gene encoding endonuclease III, with amino-acid sequence MQVTPRAKRFASETRLGLVRRARRITRILAETYPDAHCELNFTNAFELLIATVMSAQTTDVRVNMVTPALFAKYPTPDDLAAADPQDVEEIIKSTGFFRAKTKSIIGLSVALRDRFGGEVPRTLEQMVTLPGVGRKTANVVLGNAFGVPGITVDTHFGRLTRRFGWTGETDPVKVEHIVGELVPKKEWTLLSHYLIWHGRRVCHARKPACGVCPLADLCPSFGEGPTDPAQAAKLVRPGPFS; translated from the coding sequence ATGCAGGTGACACCGAGGGCGAAGCGGTTCGCGAGCGAGACGCGGCTCGGGCTGGTGCGGCGGGCACGGCGGATCACACGGATCCTGGCCGAGACCTATCCCGACGCGCACTGCGAGCTGAACTTCACCAACGCTTTCGAGTTGCTGATCGCCACGGTGATGTCGGCGCAGACGACCGATGTGCGGGTCAACATGGTGACGCCGGCGTTGTTCGCCAAGTACCCGACGCCTGACGATCTGGCGGCGGCGGACCCGCAGGACGTCGAGGAGATCATCAAGTCGACGGGGTTCTTCCGGGCCAAGACCAAGTCGATCATCGGGTTGTCGGTGGCGTTGCGGGACAGGTTCGGTGGCGAGGTGCCGCGGACGCTGGAACAGATGGTCACGTTGCCGGGGGTGGGCCGCAAGACGGCGAACGTCGTGCTCGGCAACGCCTTCGGGGTGCCGGGGATCACGGTGGACACGCATTTCGGCCGGCTCACCCGGCGGTTCGGGTGGACCGGGGAGACCGACCCGGTCAAGGTGGAGCACATCGTGGGGGAGCTGGTCCCCAAGAAGGAATGGACCCTGCTGTCCCACTACCTCATCTGGCACGGCCGGCGGGTCTGCCACGCGCGCAAGCCCGCGTGCGGGGTCTGTCCGCTCGCGGACCTGTGCCCGTCCTTCGGTGAAGGGCCCACCGACCCCGCGCAGGCCGCCAAGCTGGTACGTCCCGGGCCGTTCTCCTGA
- a CDS encoding HEAT repeat domain-containing protein translates to MVSSGGSGGSLANGPPGPRTAGRSTAGPAGPEVGELIARALADDDPDGQARWSAVARLHARGDIETFTAARLLCASDVPAERVLGVDILGELGGPLRPFADKTLALLRHLAACDSDLRVLHAVLIAFGHLRDPRAMPSVIDLSEHPDPSVRYGAAYALSRVLGRPPDPAGLAALRRLARDPDDDVADWAALGLILS, encoded by the coding sequence ATGGTATCGAGCGGGGGCTCCGGCGGATCACTCGCGAACGGGCCTCCAGGCCCGCGGACCGCGGGCCGTTCCACCGCCGGACCGGCCGGGCCGGAGGTCGGCGAGCTCATCGCGCGGGCCCTCGCCGACGACGACCCCGACGGCCAGGCACGCTGGTCCGCGGTGGCCCGCCTGCACGCGCGAGGGGACATCGAGACCTTCACCGCGGCGCGCCTGCTGTGCGCGAGCGACGTCCCCGCCGAGCGGGTCCTCGGCGTGGACATCCTCGGCGAGCTCGGCGGGCCGCTGCGGCCGTTCGCCGACAAGACGCTGGCGCTGCTGCGCCACCTCGCGGCCTGCGACTCCGACCTGCGGGTGCTGCACGCCGTGCTGATCGCGTTCGGCCACCTGCGCGACCCGCGGGCCATGCCGTCGGTGATCGATCTGTCGGAGCACCCCGACCCGTCGGTGCGGTACGGCGCGGCGTACGCCTTGTCGCGGGTGCTCGGCCGTCCCCCCGACCCGGCGGGCCTCGCCGCGCTGCGGCGCCTGGCCCGCGACCCCGACGACGACGTGGCCGACTGGGCCGCGCTCGGCCTGATCCTGTCCTAG
- a CDS encoding acyl-CoA dehydrogenase family protein, which produces MSSTPPAPRTAGIEPDPYTLTAPWADELNQDVEEWDARAEFPWEKWKVIQRSGLLAVPFETRYGGSGGTLTGTMRALEGLGRTCRDAGLGFSASTQIVSVGVPLQAFGSEELKSRFLPGIVTGDLITAHAITEPGNGSDALNISTTATRDGDDYVIDGGKLFITNAPIADLLLLYVRTGKPGPFGLSVFLVERDTPGLRVGEPLGKMGLRTSPISEVTFESMRVPATRRIGQEGAGFLILDHVMKREILFSFSLTLGEMEHRLERVIGYAKSRQQFGAPIGAFQGVSHKIADMKIAVETARKWLADTGAKVEAGQDAAIDIAATKIVVSEANKRTALDAVQIFGGQGYLTATGIERDVRNAIGGTIYSGTSEIQRNRIASLLGL; this is translated from the coding sequence ATGAGTTCCACACCGCCGGCACCGCGCACCGCCGGCATCGAACCGGACCCGTACACCCTCACCGCTCCCTGGGCGGACGAACTCAACCAAGATGTCGAAGAGTGGGACGCTCGCGCGGAGTTCCCCTGGGAGAAGTGGAAGGTGATCCAGCGCTCCGGGCTGCTCGCCGTGCCGTTCGAGACGCGGTACGGCGGCTCCGGCGGCACCCTGACCGGCACGATGCGCGCACTTGAGGGTCTCGGACGCACCTGCCGTGACGCCGGGCTCGGCTTCTCCGCCTCCACGCAGATCGTCAGCGTCGGCGTCCCGCTGCAAGCGTTCGGCTCCGAGGAGCTCAAGTCCCGGTTCCTGCCGGGGATCGTCACCGGCGATCTGATCACCGCGCACGCCATCACCGAGCCCGGCAACGGTTCCGACGCACTGAACATCTCCACCACCGCGACCCGGGACGGCGACGACTACGTCATCGACGGCGGCAAGTTGTTCATCACCAATGCCCCGATCGCCGATCTCCTCCTGCTGTACGTACGGACCGGCAAGCCCGGTCCGTTCGGCCTGAGCGTGTTCCTGGTCGAACGGGACACCCCTGGCCTCCGTGTCGGCGAGCCGCTCGGCAAGATGGGGCTGCGCACCTCCCCGATCAGCGAGGTGACGTTCGAGAGCATGCGCGTGCCGGCCACCCGGCGCATCGGCCAGGAGGGCGCCGGTTTCCTGATCCTCGACCATGTGATGAAGCGGGAGATCCTCTTCTCCTTCTCCCTCACGCTCGGCGAGATGGAGCATCGTCTGGAGCGAGTGATCGGGTACGCCAAGTCCCGGCAGCAGTTCGGCGCACCGATCGGTGCCTTCCAAGGTGTCTCCCACAAGATCGCTGACATGAAGATCGCTGTGGAGACCGCACGCAAATGGCTCGCCGACACCGGTGCCAAGGTGGAGGCCGGCCAGGACGCCGCGATCGACATCGCCGCGACCAAGATCGTGGTCAGTGAGGCGAACAAGCGCACGGCGCTCGACGCGGTCCAGATCTTCGGTGGCCAGGGCTATCTCACCGCCACCGGCATCGAGCGGGACGTCCGCAACGCGATCGGCGGAACCATCTACTCCGGTACCAGCGAGATCCAGCGCAACCGTATCGCCTCCCTCCTCGGCCTGTGA
- the acs gene encoding acetate--CoA ligase, with protein MAPETPGRQTQNTLSNLLQENRRFEPPAELASDANVTAGAYEEAAADRIGFWERAAERLSWGRRWDTALEWNAPFAKWFVGGTLNVAYNCVDRHVEAGLGDKVAYHWEGEPDGDTRTLTYSDLLREVSKAANALTELGVGKGDRVAIYMPMIPELPIAMLACARIGAIHSVVFGGFSASALSGRIKDADAKLVITADGGYRRGAPSALKPTVDEAVAECPGIEHVLVVRRTGEKVAESEKDIWWHELVDRQSDRHEAVPHDAEDPLYILYTSGTTGKPKGILHTTGGYLTQTAWTHHAVFDLKPDTDVYWCTADIGWVTGHSYIVYGPLANGATSVIYEGTPDTPHRGRFWEVVQKYGVTILYTAPTAIRTFMKWGDDIPAKYDMSSLRVLGSVGEPINPEAYVWYREHIGGDRCPVVDTWWQTETGAIMISPLPGVTAAKPGAAMRPLPGIVADVVDDQGEAVPDGGGGFLVVREPWPSMLRGIWGDDKRYTDTYWSRFEGMYFPGDGAKKDDDGDLWLLGRVDDVMLVSGHNISTTEVESALVSHPKVAEAAVVGATDPITGQAIVAFTILRGGADEGTDIAKELRDHVAKALGPIAKPRQILVVPELPKTRSGKIMRRLLRDVAENRSIGDVTTLADSSVMDLISAKLPSAASDD; from the coding sequence GTGGCCCCGGAGACCCCTGGTCGCCAGACCCAGAACACGCTGTCGAATCTGTTGCAGGAGAACCGCCGTTTCGAGCCTCCCGCCGAGCTGGCGTCGGACGCCAACGTCACGGCCGGAGCCTACGAGGAGGCCGCGGCCGACCGCATAGGTTTCTGGGAACGCGCGGCCGAGCGTCTCAGCTGGGGACGCCGCTGGGACACGGCGCTCGAGTGGAACGCGCCGTTCGCCAAGTGGTTCGTCGGCGGCACGCTCAACGTCGCCTACAACTGCGTCGACCGCCACGTCGAGGCGGGCCTCGGCGACAAGGTGGCGTACCACTGGGAGGGTGAGCCGGACGGCGACACCCGCACGCTGACGTACTCCGACCTGCTGCGCGAGGTGAGCAAGGCCGCGAACGCGCTGACCGAGCTCGGCGTCGGCAAGGGTGACCGTGTCGCCATCTACATGCCGATGATCCCCGAGCTGCCGATCGCGATGCTGGCCTGCGCGCGCATCGGCGCGATCCACTCGGTGGTGTTCGGCGGATTCTCGGCGAGCGCGCTGAGCGGCCGCATCAAGGACGCCGACGCCAAGCTCGTCATCACGGCCGACGGCGGTTACCGGCGTGGCGCGCCGAGTGCCCTGAAGCCCACCGTGGACGAGGCGGTCGCCGAGTGCCCCGGCATCGAGCATGTGCTCGTGGTGCGCCGCACCGGTGAGAAGGTCGCCGAGTCCGAGAAGGACATCTGGTGGCACGAACTGGTGGACCGGCAGAGCGACCGCCACGAGGCCGTGCCGCACGACGCCGAGGACCCGCTGTACATCCTGTACACCAGCGGCACGACCGGTAAGCCGAAGGGCATCCTGCACACCACCGGCGGCTACCTGACCCAGACGGCGTGGACCCACCACGCGGTCTTCGACCTCAAGCCGGACACCGACGTCTACTGGTGCACCGCCGACATCGGCTGGGTCACCGGCCACTCCTACATCGTGTACGGCCCGCTGGCCAACGGCGCCACGAGCGTGATCTACGAAGGCACACCGGACACGCCGCACCGCGGCCGGTTCTGGGAGGTCGTGCAGAAGTACGGCGTGACCATCCTGTACACCGCTCCGACCGCCATCCGGACGTTCATGAAGTGGGGGGACGACATCCCCGCCAAGTACGACATGTCGTCCCTGCGGGTGCTGGGCTCGGTCGGTGAGCCGATCAACCCCGAGGCGTACGTCTGGTACCGCGAGCACATCGGCGGCGACCGCTGCCCCGTTGTGGACACCTGGTGGCAGACCGAGACCGGCGCCATCATGATCAGCCCGCTGCCGGGGGTGACCGCCGCCAAGCCAGGTGCGGCGATGCGGCCGCTGCCGGGGATCGTCGCCGACGTGGTGGACGACCAGGGTGAGGCGGTGCCGGACGGCGGCGGCGGCTTCCTCGTCGTGCGTGAGCCGTGGCCGTCCATGCTGCGCGGCATCTGGGGTGACGACAAGCGGTACACCGACACCTACTGGTCGCGGTTCGAGGGGATGTACTTCCCCGGGGACGGCGCCAAGAAGGACGACGACGGCGACCTGTGGCTGCTCGGCCGGGTGGACGACGTCATGCTGGTGTCCGGTCACAACATCTCGACCACAGAGGTGGAGTCGGCGCTGGTGTCCCACCCGAAGGTCGCGGAGGCCGCCGTGGTGGGGGCGACCGACCCGATCACGGGGCAGGCCATCGTGGCGTTCACGATCCTGCGCGGCGGCGCCGACGAGGGCACCGACATCGCCAAGGAGCTGCGGGACCACGTGGCCAAGGCCCTCGGCCCGATCGCCAAGCCGCGGCAGATCCTGGTGGTGCCCGAGCTGCCGAAGACCCGGTCCGGCAAGATCATGCGCCGGCTGCTGCGTGACGTGGCGGAGAACCGCAGCATCGGCGACGTCACCACGCTCGCCGACAGCTCGGTGATGGACCTGATCTCGGCGAAGCTGCCGTCGGCCGCGTCGGACGACTGA
- a CDS encoding MarP family serine protease, whose amino-acid sequence MSGDLLDIILIVLVIAFAVSGYRQGFIIGAFSFLGFVGGGFLGVLIAPPIAHAVVSQATEQALLAIVIVFLTAVIGQFAFSTIGAVVRSHVTWEPARTVDALGGTFTSALSVLVIAWLIGSLLSVAPFPWLRQQTNGSLLLQTVDSAMPDTAKDWRLSFKKFVDTSEFPQVFNAIGGGQFVDVPPPDASVVKSPQLQRARRAIVKVQGTAPACRKRIEGTGFVYAPHRVMTNAHVVAGVTQDLRVTDENRVGHDARVVHYNPDRDIAILYVPDLDVGPLKFDYTADGQDDAIIAGFPKGKGFTIKPARIRLKQNAKAADIYSRKTVTREVYSIRGLVQPGNSGGPLLTTNGQVYGVIFAAATDQPETGFALTAAEVSPDADEGSAAVARVDTQDCD is encoded by the coding sequence GTGAGCGGCGATCTCCTCGATATCATCCTGATTGTCCTCGTGATTGCCTTTGCCGTGTCCGGTTACCGCCAGGGGTTCATCATCGGGGCGTTCAGCTTCCTCGGCTTCGTCGGAGGAGGTTTCCTCGGGGTGCTCATCGCCCCGCCGATCGCGCACGCCGTCGTGAGCCAGGCCACCGAGCAGGCCCTGCTGGCCATCGTGATCGTGTTCCTGACCGCCGTCATCGGCCAGTTCGCGTTCTCCACGATCGGCGCCGTCGTGCGCAGTCACGTCACCTGGGAACCCGCGCGCACGGTCGACGCGCTCGGCGGCACGTTCACCAGCGCTTTATCGGTTCTGGTCATCGCGTGGCTGATCGGTTCGCTGCTGTCGGTGGCGCCGTTCCCCTGGCTGCGCCAGCAGACCAACGGGTCACTGCTGCTGCAGACCGTGGACTCCGCGATGCCGGACACCGCCAAGGACTGGCGGCTGTCGTTCAAGAAGTTCGTGGACACCTCGGAGTTCCCGCAGGTGTTCAACGCCATCGGCGGCGGCCAGTTCGTGGACGTCCCCCCACCGGACGCCAGTGTGGTCAAGAGCCCGCAGCTCCAGCGGGCCCGCCGCGCCATCGTCAAGGTGCAGGGCACCGCGCCGGCCTGCCGCAAACGCATCGAGGGCACCGGCTTCGTCTACGCGCCGCACCGCGTCATGACCAACGCTCACGTCGTCGCCGGCGTCACCCAGGACCTCCGCGTCACCGACGAGAACCGTGTCGGCCACGACGCGCGGGTGGTCCACTACAACCCCGACCGCGACATCGCCATCCTGTACGTCCCCGACCTCGACGTCGGCCCGCTCAAGTTCGACTACACCGCCGACGGCCAGGACGACGCCATCATCGCCGGCTTCCCCAAAGGCAAAGGCTTCACCATCAAACCGGCCCGCATCCGCCTCAAGCAGAACGCCAAGGCCGCCGACATCTACTCCCGCAAAACCGTCACCCGCGAGGTCTACTCCATCCGCGGCCTGGTCCAACCCGGCAACTCCGGCGGCCCCCTCCTGACCACCAACGGCCAGGTCTACGGCGTCATCTTCGCCGCCGCCACCGACCAGCCGGAAACCGGCTTCGCCCTGACCGCCGCCGAGGTAAGCCCCGACGCCGACGAAGGCAGCGCCGCCGTAGCCCGAGTAGACACCCAAGACTGCGACTAG
- a CDS encoding maleate cis-trans isomerase family protein, with product MNTVRAQKDGWEARARIGVVVPHADVGPESELQVMAPEDVFLHGSRVHFGAMRAGGEMDPKIPHDPVRAFVEPPHIDDAVELLAASPLDAIALGFTSSAYVLGASGEKALFDRLARHTRGIPLTGTTTAAVTGLNVLGAHRLAIVNPPWFDDRLSGLGADYFTEQGFTVVHHGPCGLPSNQKLITPQALSVWIRTIVAEHRPDAVLVAGNGIRAVGVIDALERELDVAVLTANQVLFWHALHLAGAGEIAQQITGYGRLFGRAPGGGQRPG from the coding sequence ATGAACACCGTCCGAGCACAGAAGGACGGCTGGGAGGCCAGAGCGCGTATCGGCGTGGTCGTACCCCACGCGGATGTCGGCCCGGAGTCCGAATTACAGGTGATGGCACCCGAGGACGTGTTCCTGCACGGCTCGCGTGTCCATTTCGGCGCGATGCGTGCCGGCGGCGAGATGGACCCGAAGATCCCGCACGACCCGGTGCGGGCCTTCGTTGAGCCGCCGCACATCGACGACGCGGTGGAGTTGCTGGCCGCCTCCCCGCTCGACGCGATCGCGCTCGGCTTCACCAGCTCCGCCTACGTCCTCGGGGCGAGCGGTGAGAAGGCGCTGTTCGACCGGCTGGCGCGCCACACCCGGGGAATCCCGCTCACGGGTACCACCACCGCGGCTGTGACCGGCCTCAACGTGCTCGGCGCGCACAGGCTGGCGATCGTGAACCCGCCGTGGTTCGACGATCGGCTCTCCGGCCTCGGCGCCGACTACTTCACCGAGCAGGGCTTCACGGTCGTCCACCACGGTCCGTGCGGCCTGCCGAGCAACCAGAAGCTGATCACTCCGCAGGCCCTGTCCGTTTGGATCCGCACCATCGTCGCCGAGCACCGGCCCGACGCCGTCCTGGTCGCCGGGAACGGCATCCGCGCGGTCGGCGTCATCGACGCGCTGGAGCGCGAACTGGACGTCGCCGTCCTGACCGCCAACCAGGTCCTGTTCTGGCACGCTCTGCACCTGGCCGGTGCCGGTGAAATCGCTCAGCAGATCACCGGGTACGGACGGCTGTTCGGCAGGGCACCCGGTGGCGGACAACGGCCCGGGTGA
- a CDS encoding phage holin family protein: MAGPPEEESLGALVAQASQHVSTLVRAEIELAKSELKFNATRVGTAVGLFAAAAFMLHLCLILASFALAYGLVQLGMMTWLAFLIVTVIYVLVAGLLAFIGWRRLKGLTGMKRTARSLRTIKDGTPDEALPAPQTAGQIGGHRTPVPPDTGSVRP, from the coding sequence ATGGCCGGTCCACCAGAGGAGGAGTCCCTCGGCGCGCTCGTCGCCCAGGCGAGCCAGCATGTGTCCACGCTGGTCCGCGCCGAGATCGAGCTGGCGAAGTCGGAGCTGAAGTTCAACGCCACCCGGGTCGGCACGGCGGTGGGCCTGTTCGCCGCGGCGGCGTTCATGCTGCATCTGTGCCTCATCCTGGCGTCGTTCGCGCTGGCGTACGGCCTGGTGCAGCTCGGCATGATGACGTGGCTGGCGTTCCTCATCGTGACCGTGATCTACGTCTTGGTCGCGGGGCTGCTGGCGTTCATCGGCTGGCGGCGGCTCAAGGGGCTCACCGGCATGAAACGCACCGCGAGGAGCCTGCGCACGATCAAGGACGGCACGCCTGATGAGGCGCTGCCCGCGCCGCAGACGGCCGGTCAGATCGGCGGCCACCGTACGCCGGTGCCGCCTGACACCGGATCCGTCAGGCCGTGA
- a CDS encoding ectoine synthase: MIVRSTSEIAPVEWGNGTSHRLLVEADGMGFTVCETLVRKGTRSALQYRNHLEACYCIEGSGEVVTLSGERFKITEGTLYALNEHDAHYLEASDYEDLRLVSVFSPALRGDERHRLAPDSFSEY, translated from the coding sequence ATGATCGTCCGTAGCACCAGCGAGATCGCCCCCGTCGAGTGGGGCAATGGCACCAGTCACCGCCTGCTCGTCGAGGCCGACGGCATGGGCTTCACCGTGTGTGAGACGTTGGTCCGCAAGGGCACCAGGAGTGCTCTGCAGTACCGCAACCACCTTGAGGCGTGCTACTGCATCGAAGGCTCCGGTGAGGTCGTGACCCTGTCCGGTGAACGCTTCAAGATCACCGAGGGCACCTTGTACGCGCTCAATGAGCACGACGCTCACTACCTTGAGGCCTCCGACTATGAGGATCTGAGGCTGGTCTCCGTGTTCAGCCCGGCCCTGCGAGGCGACGAGAGGCACAGGCTTGCTCCCGACAGCTTCTCCGAGTACTGA
- a CDS encoding transglutaminase-like domain-containing protein codes for MNAALADDLRRLTAPTAFFDYESDSVQSFVDEAVTDRGADKRRLAVELYYAVRDDVLYEVYGADLSPEGLRASHIASTREGFCLHKSTLYAAACRAVGIPARVHYGDVRNHLASDRLRAHIGGDVFFHGLNSVYLDGRWVKATPVFNKILCRLYGMKPLEFDGTADSLHHPFDDQGRRSMEFLADHGGFDDVPYEFVMENMRRKHPGFLSAGGTRTVRGGSLAAEASA; via the coding sequence ATGAACGCGGCACTTGCGGACGATCTCCGCCGGCTCACCGCGCCGACCGCCTTCTTCGACTACGAGAGCGACTCCGTCCAGTCCTTCGTCGACGAGGCGGTCACCGACCGCGGCGCGGACAAGCGCCGGCTGGCCGTCGAGCTCTACTACGCCGTCCGCGACGACGTCTTGTACGAGGTGTACGGAGCCGACCTCTCCCCGGAGGGACTGCGGGCCAGCCACATCGCGTCCACCCGCGAGGGCTTCTGCCTGCACAAGTCGACGCTGTACGCAGCGGCCTGCCGGGCGGTGGGCATCCCGGCGCGCGTCCACTACGGCGATGTGCGCAACCACCTGGCCTCCGACCGGCTACGTGCGCACATCGGCGGGGACGTCTTCTTCCACGGTCTCAACTCCGTCTACCTGGACGGCAGATGGGTCAAGGCCACCCCCGTCTTCAACAAGATCCTCTGCCGCCTCTACGGGATGAAGCCGCTGGAGTTCGACGGCACCGCCGACAGCCTCCACCACCCCTTTGACGATCAGGGTCGCCGAAGCATGGAGTTCCTGGCCGACCACGGCGGCTTCGACGACGTTCCCTACGAGTTCGTGATGGAGAACATGCGTCGCAAACACCCCGGCTTCCTGAGTGCCGGCGGCACCCGCACGGTCCGCGGCGGCTCGCTGGCCGCCGAGGCGTCCGCCTGA
- a CDS encoding DUF309 domain-containing protein translates to MPPGRDRDPAGRPRNARPRDAFGRPLPMGSPGVERVPDDYTPGPEEALEAAARYLADGRPFHAHEVLEARWKTGPSGERDLWQGLAQICVGLTHLQRGNLRGAAALLDRGAGRVAGYRDAPVDTGRVVRLAGELTGTESPDLGRKLDELAALLREGIGS, encoded by the coding sequence ATGCCACCTGGACGTGACCGCGACCCCGCCGGCCGGCCGAGGAACGCACGACCACGTGACGCCTTCGGCCGGCCGCTCCCCATGGGCTCACCCGGGGTGGAACGCGTGCCGGACGACTACACGCCGGGTCCTGAGGAGGCGCTGGAGGCGGCGGCACGGTACCTGGCGGACGGTCGGCCGTTCCACGCGCACGAGGTGCTGGAGGCCCGCTGGAAGACCGGTCCTTCCGGTGAGCGTGATCTTTGGCAGGGACTGGCGCAGATCTGCGTGGGGCTCACCCACCTGCAGCGGGGGAACCTGCGGGGTGCGGCGGCGCTGCTTGACCGAGGCGCGGGACGTGTCGCCGGGTATCGGGACGCACCGGTCGACACAGGCCGGGTGGTCCGATTGGCTGGGGAGCTCACCGGGACGGAAAGTCCGGATCTCGGGAGGAAATTGGACGAGCTGGCCGCTCTGCTGCGGGAAGGCATCGGCTCCTGA